The Nitrososphaerales archaeon DNA segment GCACATAACAGGAGGTGCATTTACAAAGCTTACACGTCTTAATGAGAACATTATGTTTAAACTTGATAACATGCCAGAGCCCCAGCAGATCTTCAAACTTCTACAGACCCTTGCAGGGATTAACGATAAGGAAATGTACAGAACATTTAACATGGGTATAGGGTTCTGTGCGATAGTCCCTGACGCAAATGTAGATCACGTGATGCAAACGTTCAAGAGTTATGGTATTAAGAGTTTTGTCATTGGAACGATTGCTGACGGTAAGGGGGTTTATATAGGCAGGACAAGAATAGCCTAGTTCTCATTCAATCTCATGCTGTAATGAGATTGTGAGATAAAAATTGACACAATGATAAACTCATATGCGCTTTCGCAGTGATATGCACATCTCGTTAGCACTCCTTACCATGATATTCCAGGTTGGAAACCAGACCGAACAGGACTCGAAGAGCTTCACAACAGGCCAGACGTGGGGAGCCCTCAGAAAAGCATGGAAGGGATACAAGATAGCCAAGGTCCAAGGTGATCGCGCTAAGATGACAGAATATGCTACAAAGATCCGCAAACTTGAGGGTGAACTAGGCGTTCCACAAGCTTCATTCCCTGACCTCTCACTGAACTAAGCTCTTCTCCTCTATTTTTCGTTTATTTTGATTTGTTAGCTTTGACTACATAGTTTGTTCTGCTTTTTCAACATGTTATATCAAACATTTATGGTTTTGATAGAATGTAATACAAGTTTTAGCAAAACATCTGATTGGTCTATATGGTTCTGCTTCAGGTTCTTCATATTGTTCCTATACCTTCATTTGCTTGCATGTGCGGCAAGGCTATAAGATTTAATATGTAGTAAATGAAGTTAGCAAGTGCAGAGCCATACGGATGCTTATTTGGCAGCATGCAGTGAAATAGCTATAGCTATTAGCAATATGAGGGAGCCTGACATGAGATCAGTAAAGCGTGTTATCAAGCAGGTATCCGCAAAGTATGCATTACCCTCTTTACCAAAGAACTCTGACATTCTTAGCCATGCTAATCTTTCATCTTATAGCATCATAAGGAAGTTACTTTTGGTAAAGCCTACCAAGACAGCTTCGGGAGTTGCCGTAGTGACTGTTATGCCAAAACCCTATGCATGCCCTCATGGAAGATGCACCTTCTGTCCTGGCGGTGTGGAAGTTAATACTCCTAACAGCTATACTGGCTCAGAGCCTTCTACGCAAAATGCTATAACACATGCATATGATCCATACAAACAGATACGCTCAAAGATCCAGCATTTGCAGAGGAATGGTCATGATATAAGTAAAGTGGAAGTTGTAGTGGTTGGGGGCACGTTTCTTTTCATGCCCCATGACTACCAGCACGAGTTCATAAAGGCATGCTACGATGCGCTAAACGGCTCTTTATCTTCAACCCTTGAGGAAGCTAAAACCCTTAACGAAAGGGCATCCATTAGGAACGTAGGTCTTACAATTGAGACCAAGCCAGATTACTGCAAGCATGAGCATATCGATCTTATGCTTGAGTATGGAGCAACTAGGGTAGAGATAGGCGTGCAGGCATTGCGTGATGAGGTTTATCGCATCACCAACAGAGGTCATACACTTGACGATGTGATAGAGTCATTTCAGATTGCTAGAGATGCTGGCTACAAGATAGTTGCGCATATGATGCCCGGGCTTCCCAATTCAAGCACTAAGCAAGATATTGATGATTTCAAAAGGCTATTTACAGATCCATTGTTCAAGCCAGACATGCTTAAGGTCTATCCAACTCTAGTGGTGGAAAACACTGGGTTGTTTGCCATGTATAAGCAGGGGAGCTATAAAGTATACACAGACGAAGATCTGATAAATGTTATAGTTGAGGTAAAAAAGATGATCCCCAGATGGGTAAGGATAATGCGAGTGCAGAGGGAAATAGCTTCTAAGGATATTGTTGACGGACCAAAGAGTGGCAATTTAAGGCAGACAGTGCTCGAAAGATTAAGAACGCAGGGGTTAAAGTGCAATTGCATAAGGTGCAGGGAAGTTGGCCTGCAAAGAAATCATCAAGAATATGATGTTGAGCTGTTGGTAGATCAATATATGGCATCCGATGGGAATGAGCTATTCCTCTCATACGAGGATCCTAGCAAAAATGTATTGTTTGGATTTCTACGTATGCGTTATCCTAGCAACAGGGCACATAGACCAGAAGTTAAGGACTGTTGCATTGTAAGAGAGTTGCATGTTTATGGTCAGGCCTTGCGTCTTGGCGTTAGGGATCATGTTAGCTGGCAGCATAGGGGCTATGGAGCCATGCTTATGCATGAAGCAGAACGCATTGCTCTAGAAGAATTTGATAGCAAGAAGATGCTGGTGATAAGTGCAGTTGGAACTCGAGAATACTACAGGAAACTTGGCTACAGCAGGGAAGGTCCGTATATGTCAAAGCGGTTGCTATAATTCAGCGCACGTTTCTTTCCCTGAGGTTTACGGATTCACAACTGAAGCATTTTACATCTTCCCTTGCACCAATGTATGAAATCTGATCGCATTCTATACACTGATATCTGTTGGGAATTGAATTGATCCTATACAACTTGGATTCATTCTGTGCCAGAGCAAGAATACCGACGTTCGTCAAACGTGTTAGAGTCTTGTCGGTTAGCGCAGAAAGTTCGCTAATGCTCGCACTCTTACACTCGTAGCTCTTTTGAAGCAGAGCAGTAATGTCTGCAGCCTTTATGGTTGTCTCTGCATCATGCTTTCTATAGATTAGATCTCGTATAAACCACTCGATGTCTTTTTCCAATGGCAATGGCATATGAATTTTCCATCAAGTAAAAATACATTTTCATATAGATAGATACATAACTTAAATTACGACACGTTATAGGATATGCAAAATGCAAGTTATAGGCCGAGGTACGTGGTTAGACAAGGTTGCCGTCAAACTGATTGAAAGAGAGAAGAAGATAGGCAGAGACCTAAGTCTAATAAGGGTGGAGAGCGGATTGGGCGCCTCAGGCATTCCGCACATTGGGAGCCTTGGCGATGCTGTGCGAGCGTACGGGATAAAGATGGCTCTGGAAAATATGGGCTACAAGTCAGAGCTCATAGCGTATTCGGACGACATGGATGGTTTAAGGAAGGTTCCTGAAGGCTTGCCAGGATGGCTTGGGGATCACATTGCAAAACCTGTTTCAATGATTCCAGACCCGTTTGACTGTCATGGTTCCTATGGAGCTCACATGAGCAGCATGCTTACAGATGCTTTGGATAAGTTAGGCATAAAGTACAGGCTGCAAAGCGGGACTGAAGCGTACAGGCAGGGCTTACTTGTAACGCAAATAGATATTATATTAAAGAATGCGAAATACATAGGGCAGAAAATAGCTGAACTTGTTGGACAGGAGAAGTTCAAGACATCCTTGCCATACTTCCCTATATGTAGCAACTGCAAGCGCATCTATGTTGCAGAGGCATATGAGTACGTAAAAGAAGAGAAGAAAGTGCTGTACAGATGCAAGGGCACTAAGATGGGCAGGGGCTTCGTTGAAGGCTGCGGGCATGAAGGCTCGGCTGATATACGAACAAGTGATGGTAAGTTAGGATGGAAGGTAGAGTTTGCTGCCAGATGGAGCGCTTTTAGCGTTAGATTTGAAGCGTACGGAAAGGATATAATGGATTCGGTCAAGGTAAACGACTGGGTTGCAGATGAAATACTAAAGTATCAGCACCCGTTGCACGTTCGATATGAGATGTTCCTTGACAAGACAGGGAGGAAGATATCCAAGTCTCTTGGCAATGTGCTTACACCCCAGATGTGGCTAAGGTATGGTAGCCCCCAATCTATTATGTTATTGTTGTTTAAGCGCATAAAGGGAACAAGGAACGTTGATCTTAGCGATGTCCCCAAGTTGATGGACGAGTACAACTATTTGGAAGACGTTTACTTTGACAATGTGAAGGTGGATAATGCGTTGAAGAGGGCAAAACTTAGGGGCATCTATGAATACATAAACCACCAGAGTGCCCCTCCAAAGCCATCCCAGCATGTTCCATACATGTTACTTGTCCAACTGGCATCCGTCATGAAGGGAGATAACAGGGTTGATTATGCAATAAGCAAACTAAAGAGCTATGGAACAATAAAGGAAATAACTGATGACCTTGTTGAGAAGATAAAGCTTGCAGGCAACTGGGCTGATGACTTTGGACGTTTCGAAAAGATCACAGTTACGATTGATGAAAAACAGAAACATGCATTATCTGATCTTATTGAAGTTGTAAGGAAGGAGAATGATCCAAAGAACCTTCAAACAAAAATCTTTGATGTGGCAAGGAGCAATGGTATAGAACCAAGAGATTTCTTCAAATTGCTTTACGCGATACTTTTGGGTGCAGAACGCGGTCCTCGCTTGGGGCCGTATATGATTGATGTAGGAACTGATAAGGTTGTGGAGACATTGAAACAGTACATATGATTGCCATTGTTGCCTGCAGCCTATAAACTTCATATAAAATCTACTCATGATCTCTAACCAAATGCATTATTGTCTTACCTGTGAATATTAATAAGCATCTATCATTTAAAATGCTAGTATATCCACCAGCAAATATCTGCGTAATAAAATTCAGCACAGCTCCCTGAGTCATTTCTGCACTCAAAGGCTTTATCGTCTATGATGCCCATGACTTCAAGTAATGTCTTGTCTATAATTGAATGCGGATACAGGTAACGGCTGATGAGTTTGCAACTAGAGCTTTCACTCGCTGTACCCTGGGGTTCTATGAATGACGAAGGTGGTACCTTGTAGGACTTTGTCTTGGACACCAATGTAGCACCAGCATCTTCCATCATATCACCCAGCGATGTAGAAGACGAGAACTTTGTCGGTTCTGGCGGGCATTGTACTTTTAATTCATCACTGTTGCTTCCAGTTGCACTGCAGATGGTAACCTCACTTCCGTTCACACTAACACTGCTTATTGCCACACTCTTGCATGATTCCTTGTTATCGCACTCATTCTTTTGCACTATCTTCTGCTCTACTTTAACCGCAAATACTTGAGCTGGTAAAGCCAATGGGTCTACTAGCAGGATCATTAAACTGAAAGCAACATAGATCAAGCTATTTCTGTAACCATCTATCCTTCTCATTTGGTTTATGTTTGGGAGCGACTCTTAAAACGGTTAGGGATAAATCGTTCGAGCATCAAAAATAGCACTGCGTATACAATGGAAGAAGACTAGATTAAATAGTCTAGTCAGTGATGGATTTTTATCATTTCTTTGTTCTTGAGCAAACATACTAACAATGCCAATCCGCAACTCCATAAAACTTTACTACACCCCGATCGCTGTTATTCAAAGAGGCATAGAACCTGTAGTCCATGAAACAAACTCCGATCCATACATGCATAACATAATAATATTATATGGAGTATATTTGGAAAGTGAGCATCTATCCTTTAACAAAACGCATTATTAGGCTATTAATTGATAAGGGAGGCATGAGTTTATCGGACATAAAAAATGCGATTGAAGAGGATCCCCGTAGAATTGAAGAGACAATAGATTGGATGTTGAAATTTAAAATGTTAGTGTATAATGAGCGTACAGGGATTTTCAAGTTAAGCAAGCCGTTGACTAACATTGCGGACGATCTATGAGTACTTGCGATGTGATTTTAATGTTGGAACGTGTTTTATAATGCGCTAACGAGGAGTTATTCTTGACGCATAAATAATTTCAGTGTACTTGATATGTAAATCGTTGTAAAAAAATTCATGCAAGAAGATAGAACTGGCGATAAAGATAATTTGCCCATGGTTTAACTCCATGTGATCAACACAGTATTTTGCATTAGATGTTTGAGAATACGAATTATTTTATCTTTGTTAAAGTTCTATCTGCATATGCAGATTCCTATAAGAAAAGCAAGGAGAGACGAACTAACGATCATGATGGACATTTTGGAATACTTGCTTGAGCCTAGGCGCGTTACGCACATACTCTATAGATCAAATCTCAGCTACACTGCTTTGCGCAAATATTTGATGTCTTTGACCAAACTGGGCTTCATTGAAGAGGTTGGTGATACCTATCGCTCGTTTTGCATTACTGAAAATGGAAGGGCCTTTCTGCGTCTCGTAAGAAAAGATGGAGCACCAATAATTGTTAAGATGTGAAGGTGGGAAAGATGCGATTGCTAGTTTTGCTGCCAATCTGCGTCTTGGTGCTGGCCAGCTTTACGTTCCTTTACAGTACACCTAACACTAGAGCAGATACGAGCAGCTCAGGCGCAACAAACGTTAAAACTACACTGATAGGAGAAGTGGAGGATGAATTTGGAACACAGTATTACGTATACGAAGTGCTTGAAGATGGTACGACGTATTACATATGCGAGCCCATGAAGCAGAGAGGCGTATTCTACCTTTGTGAATTTGTTGACGAGCCTGATTCAGACTATACCTACGGATCTGACAGGAACTCGAACTATTCGCATAGGTTTGTTGATTCTATACTTGTCATAGATGAATTTGAGGCAAATGGTGTCAAGTATTACACTTATGAAATGGAGGCAAATGGTGTCAAGTATTACACTTATGAATTCAAGACAGAAGACAGACTGTATGGATATGCTAGAGGAGGCAAGTGCGATTACCTTGCAACCACTGCAGATGCATCAGCATATTCACGATGTGTCATTGTGGACAAGGAATCTCCGAGGATAATAGATGCTTTCGTAACTGCTGGTAACTATACGTGTGCTGAAGTTATAGACAATACTGAGGTTGTAAAAGTGACTTTTAATGGAAAGGTAATTGCACGATGGCCTGGTAGCAACAATTACTATTGCGATACTGGTGAGCAGGTTTCTATGGCAATAAGGATTGTAGCAAGAGATAGCGCTGGTAATGAGAGCAAGATGGTAACAATAGATAGACAGAGATTGGCTGAGCCAGTGGTACAGAAAGCCGTATCTGCTACAAAATCGACCAGATTAAATCCTCACTATGGAGTTGAAGGTGTAGCGCTCTCTTCAACAGTTACTGCAAACCAGCTGCGGATGTCTGTGTCTGGACTGCATTCCAATGCGATCCTTTTGAGTGACTATGCGCTCAAGGAAATCGTTGATGACTATACCTTGGTTGTCAAATACATAGGGCAATATGCCAACACATTTTTTGGGAAGGAACAGCATGGCTACCTTGATATCTTTGGGGCAAACATGGGGCACATAGCCAGATTTGATATTCATGTAGCCGATGACATGATACTAAACATGCATAAGGAACAGAACAATAAAGGATACACACTTGGCATGAAGGAAGCGTCTGAGGTGGAGAAGAGTCTTAACGCATTCCAAAGGGCAGAGCTGGAAAGAATATTATCAAGTACAGAGCCGCTGACCGATTACCAAAAAGCACTGATACGTATGCTTGCTAAAAGTCTATAATATGAAAAGGAGCGAGTGAGAGCCCACTTTTTATTTTTTGCGTTTTCATAGGTTAATTACATTGGAGAAAACAAGTTAAGCTACCATCGAACAAGTGTTGCTTTTCTTGAAACTGGATTGCGTGATCCCCAAATGTTTTAACAACTAAAGTTATCATTGCATTAATGACCAGAATAAGATCGAGAGCGTTGCCCGCACTGGCAGTTTTGGCTGTGTCTATACTGCTCATTCAGGTTCTTGCTGTCATACCTAGTCAAAGTGCCGAAGCCTCTGGCAATTTTCAGAAACAGGCGTATTACTATGCTAAACTAAAGTTCCCGTGGTGGAAGCTGGTGTCCTACGGAAGTGCCGAGGCAGAGCAGCAGATCCAAAACATAAACGTATGCACAGACTCTAACTGCACAAACGTGGCTGTAAATCAACTGATAGTGGTAAGTCAAAGCAAGGCGCGATATCTAGTTGTTAAGATTGATCAGTACATAAAGAATGTCAACATATGTGACGGCACAGCGCAATGCGTAAATGTAGGTGTGAATCAAATCATAATGGCCAATAGCAAGAGCCTGTTCCTGATAATTGAATTAGACCAGTACATAGATCAACTCAACTTCTGCAAAGAAGAGGCAGCTTGTGCCAATGTTGGAGTAAATCAGGTTTCGATTGTAATTAGAGGGCATATACTGAAACTGTATATAACCCAGATAATCAAGCAACTAAACGTATGCAGTGGCAACTGCATAAATGCTGCTGTAGATCAGGCAGTGATAGTGAACGTATAGAACGCACCG contains these protein-coding regions:
- the lysS gene encoding lysine--tRNA ligase — encoded protein: MQVIGRGTWLDKVAVKLIEREKKIGRDLSLIRVESGLGASGIPHIGSLGDAVRAYGIKMALENMGYKSELIAYSDDMDGLRKVPEGLPGWLGDHIAKPVSMIPDPFDCHGSYGAHMSSMLTDALDKLGIKYRLQSGTEAYRQGLLVTQIDIILKNAKYIGQKIAELVGQEKFKTSLPYFPICSNCKRIYVAEAYEYVKEEKKVLYRCKGTKMGRGFVEGCGHEGSADIRTSDGKLGWKVEFAARWSAFSVRFEAYGKDIMDSVKVNDWVADEILKYQHPLHVRYEMFLDKTGRKISKSLGNVLTPQMWLRYGSPQSIMLLLFKRIKGTRNVDLSDVPKLMDEYNYLEDVYFDNVKVDNALKRAKLRGIYEYINHQSAPPKPSQHVPYMLLVQLASVMKGDNRVDYAISKLKSYGTIKEITDDLVEKIKLAGNWADDFGRFEKITVTIDEKQKHALSDLIEVVRKENDPKNLQTKIFDVARSNGIEPRDFFKLLYAILLGAERGPRLGPYMIDVGTDKVVETLKQYI
- a CDS encoding winged helix-turn-helix domain-containing protein, which gives rise to MQIPIRKARRDELTIMMDILEYLLEPRRVTHILYRSNLSYTALRKYLMSLTKLGFIEEVGDTYRSFCITENGRAFLRLVRKDGAPIIVKM
- a CDS encoding tRNA uridine(34) 5-carboxymethylaminomethyl modification radical SAM/GNAT enzyme Elp3, which encodes MQSHTDAYLAACSEIAIAISNMREPDMRSVKRVIKQVSAKYALPSLPKNSDILSHANLSSYSIIRKLLLVKPTKTASGVAVVTVMPKPYACPHGRCTFCPGGVEVNTPNSYTGSEPSTQNAITHAYDPYKQIRSKIQHLQRNGHDISKVEVVVVGGTFLFMPHDYQHEFIKACYDALNGSLSSTLEEAKTLNERASIRNVGLTIETKPDYCKHEHIDLMLEYGATRVEIGVQALRDEVYRITNRGHTLDDVIESFQIARDAGYKIVAHMMPGLPNSSTKQDIDDFKRLFTDPLFKPDMLKVYPTLVVENTGLFAMYKQGSYKVYTDEDLINVIVEVKKMIPRWVRIMRVQREIASKDIVDGPKSGNLRQTVLERLRTQGLKCNCIRCREVGLQRNHQEYDVELLVDQYMASDGNELFLSYEDPSKNVLFGFLRMRYPSNRAHRPEVKDCCIVRELHVYGQALRLGVRDHVSWQHRGYGAMLMHEAERIALEEFDSKKMLVISAVGTREYYRKLGYSREGPYMSKRLL